The Vicia villosa cultivar HV-30 ecotype Madison, WI linkage group LG1, Vvil1.0, whole genome shotgun sequence genome includes a region encoding these proteins:
- the LOC131636499 gene encoding protein NBR1 homolog, which yields MDSSLVIKAKYGDTLRRFNVRVDENNRLDLNMAGLRAKICSVFGFATDANFILRYVDEDGDLVNLVDDEDLHDVMRQQLKFLRIDVHMVNNSDGKSVADGSSGTSGSATPLRANPVSDPFLADALRALPEPMREALYSSFSKAANSNPVLANIADSISKIGQSILKPQGNSDTAGGSGSNKGVPGESVTPEAKGPQSPSVDSASAVSYVVPKAPQEALLRSKVLSARQGQEALSTASPAKQVQDALSSLSLSKAASARQLLRNLSNNRGPSFAPGPSSKNNLGEELVTSESRGPQFPFLGSVSGVNSQAAPYNVRQHVEAENMNGNVLGASGAGRQVESGNAGIAPVDLSSSTNVNRVPLSSAVPVSADKGKASFVDSVVSKDEKVPDNVNKGKASIDDSFTKNPAISFGAPIDCPFSGTHTPYPMPPPLGNFRFKRSHSHSDASNGMFHKGVRCDGCGVYPITGPRFKSKIKENYDLCSICFNEFGNQTDYIRMDRPASFRGPRCLYQNTREFRLPKIAPHIILKTGAKHGRPRLDSRFILDVNVIDGTMMAPSTAFTKIWRMRNNGTTAWPKGTQLVWIGGDKLSELDSVDLEVPDSGVSSEMELDIAVDFIAPQLPGRYISYWRMSSLSGHKFGQRVWVLIQVDASLKDSFYDSSQGLNLNIPLGVGSSEEPQIIDINVQPVEDDAFHQPKNPNAPPEPVSQMVDKELRQELGNEFPTNKATFVGPAASAPKISEASSSVSYPIIDFSGSAPTISAAPPTVSYPIIDLSGTTPAVPSNQQASTEDALSSSLGRLVVGDRNDSVEEALLKELEEMGFKQIDLNKEVLRMNEYNLEQSIDELCGVSEWDPLLQELHDMGFHDRETNKRLLLKNEGSIKRVVMDLINGE from the exons ATGGACTCTTCTCTCGTGATTAAG GCAAAGTATGGAGATACGCTCAGGCGTTTCAATGTTCGTGTCGATGAGAATAATCGACTTGATCTTAACATGGCTGGGTTGAGGGCTAAGATATGCTCTGTTTTCGGTTTCGCCACTGATGCTAATTTCATTCTGAGATATGTGGATGAGGATGGTGACTTGGTGAATCTTGTGGATGATGAAGATTTGCATGATGTGATGAGACAGCAATTGAAGTTCTTGAGAATTGATGTACATATGGTGAATAATTCTGATGGGAAATCTGTTGCTGATGGCTCTAGTGGAACTAGTGGAAGTGCTACTCCTCTAAGAGCTAATCCTGTCTCAGACCCGTTTCTTGCTGATGCTTTGCGAGCTCTGCCAGAGCCGATGCGCGAGgctctttattcgtcattttcaaAAGCCGCGAATTCAAATCCAGTGCTTGCAAATATTGCTGATTCAATTTCCAAAATTGGACAATCCATTCTAAAGCCTCAAGGAAATTCTGATACTGCAGGTGGCTCAGGCTCAAACAAAGGTGTTCCCGGTGAATCTGTCACTCCAGAAGCAAAAGGTCCACAGTCTCCATCTGTGGATTCTGCTTCTGCTGTTTCATATGTTGTGCCAAAAGCACCGCAGGAGGCTCTATTGCGTTCAAAAGTTTTATCTGCAAGACAAGGGCAGGAGGCTCTATCTACTGCATCACCTGCAAAACAAGTGCAGGATGCTCTATCTAGTTTATCACTCTCAAAAGCTGCATCTGCACGACAACTGCTTCGCAACTTATCTAATAACCGGGGCCCATCTTTTGCACCTGGCCCAAGCTCCAAAAATAATCTTGGTGAAGAACTAGTCACTTCCGAATCAAGAGGTCCGCAGTTTCCATTTCTGGGCTCTGTTTCCGGTGTCAATAGCCAGGCGGCACCCTACAATGTCAGACAACATGTTGAGGCCGAAAACATGAATGGAAATGTACTGGGGGCCTCCGGTGCTGGTCGACAGGTGGAGTCTGGAAATGCAGGAATTGCTCCGGTTGATCTCAGTTCATCAACTAATGTAAATAGAGTACCACTCTCATCTGCAGTTCCTGTTAGTGCTGACAAGGGTAAAGCGTCTTTTGTTGACAGTGTTGTTAGTAAGGATGAAAAAGTTCCTGATAATGTTAACAAGGGTAAAGCGTCTATTGATGACAGTTTTACCAAGAATCCTGCTATAAGTTTCGGTGCTCCTATTGACTGCCCATTTTCTGGGACACATACTCCTTATCCAATGCCACCTCCGCTAGGTAACTTTCGCTTTAAAAGGAGCCACAGTCACTCTGATGCATCGAATGGTATGTTTCACAAGGGTGTCCGCTGTGATGGCTGTGGAGTGTATCCAATAACTGGACCTCGTTTCAAATCCAAAAT AAAAGAAAACTATGACCTCTGCAGTATTTGCTTCAATGAATTTGGTAATCAGACTGATTATATCAGGATGGACCGTCCTGCTTCTTTTCGGGGTCCAAGATGTTTATATCAGAATACCAGAGAATTT AGGCTTCCAAAGATAGCAccacatattattttaaaaacaggTGCGAAGCATGGAAGGCCAAGGCTAGATAGTCGGTTCATTTTGGATGTCAATGTTATAGATGGTACAATGATGGCTCCATCTACTGCGTTCACTAAGATCTGGCGGATGCGCAACAATGGCACAACAGCGTGGCCCAAGGGAACTCAACTTGTTTGGATTGGAGGGGACAAATTAAGTGAATTAGATTCTGTTGACTTGGAG GTTCCCGATTCTGGTGTATCCTCAGAGATGGAGCTTGACATTGCAGTTGATTTTATTGCACCCCAGTTACCTGGTAGATACATATCATACTGGAGGATGTCATCTCTCTCTGGACATAAATTTGGCCAACGGGTTTGGGTCCTTATACAG GTTGATGCTTCTCTCAAGGACTCATTCTATGATAGCTCTCAAGGCTTAAACTTGAATATTCCCCTTGGTGTGGGTAGCTCTGAAGAGCCTCAGATTATAGATATCAATGTTCAACCTGTTGAGGATGATGCTTTTCATCAACCCAAAAATCCTAATGCTCCACCTGAACCTGTGAGTCAAATGGTTGATAAGGAACTAAGGCAGGAACTGGGAAATGAATTTCCTACAAATAAAGCTACATTTGTTGGCCCTGCCGCCTCAGCCCCTAAGATTTCGGAAGCATCTTCATCTGTTTCTTACCCCATCATTGATTTCTCTGGCTCAGCCCCTACAATTTCTGCTGCACCTCCAACTGTTTCTTATCCCATAATAGACTTATCTGGCACAACCCCAGCTGTTCCTTCCAACCAGCAAGCCTCAACCGAGGATGCACTATCATCATCTCTAGGCAGATTGGTTGTAGGGGATAGAAATGATTCTGTGGAAGAGGCTCTCCTTAAAGAGCTTGAGGAGATGGGTTTTAAGCAGATTGATTTAAACAAAGAGGTTCTGAGAATGAATGAGTACAATCTGGAGCAGTCAATAGATGAACTCTGTGGTGTTTCTGAGTGGGATCCTCTCCTTCAAGAGTTGCACGATATG GGTTTCCATGACAGAGAGACTAACAAGAGGCTGCTGTTGAAGAATGAAGGAAGCATTAAGCGTGTTGTTATGGACTTGATCAATGGAGAATAG